Proteins encoded within one genomic window of Lysinibacillus sphaericus:
- a CDS encoding YhgE/Pip domain-containing protein → MKFNEFLKTKGAKGSIFMGIFYAVCMLGIFLPGYTAIPGNIDALPIAIINDDKGEYGAQIADSLTEQLPFKDIETDITNKEALKDLEKNDLALVIHIPETFSADLQKGDVSSSIDFSINEASATAVSSSMQQIVMQINEQLSAQFSQQTAQGILMNLHLPQEQAAKLAEQIENSYVGNIETINDVPDGMHNNMLPMFLTMALYVGAMIGAMQLVGAFKANRGKATKTRLFVYMQLTAILIGILAGLVSTGMSFAINDLSGTDVFFQILGQQILIYWACFNFNAVVVLLIGEAGMILNIPILLIQTIANGATISREMMYLPYEWISHISPMYYSVQAYFSNIFGSISATPFILGLTTVGFVAMVINVLIVWMLHKPLPITVEQ, encoded by the coding sequence ATGAAGTTTAATGAATTTTTAAAAACGAAAGGTGCCAAGGGCTCTATTTTTATGGGGATCTTTTATGCTGTATGTATGTTGGGTATCTTCCTACCAGGTTACACAGCGATACCAGGCAATATTGATGCATTACCAATTGCGATTATTAATGATGATAAAGGGGAATATGGTGCCCAAATAGCTGATAGCTTAACTGAACAGCTTCCATTTAAGGATATTGAAACAGATATTACTAATAAAGAGGCATTAAAAGATTTAGAGAAAAACGACTTAGCGTTAGTCATTCACATTCCAGAGACATTTTCTGCTGATTTACAAAAAGGAGATGTTTCATCAAGCATCGATTTCTCCATTAACGAAGCAAGTGCAACCGCTGTATCGTCCTCTATGCAACAAATTGTTATGCAAATAAATGAGCAACTAAGTGCACAGTTTTCACAACAAACAGCGCAAGGGATTTTAATGAACTTACATTTACCACAAGAGCAAGCAGCCAAATTAGCAGAGCAAATTGAAAATAGCTATGTAGGAAATATCGAGACAATTAATGATGTGCCAGACGGCATGCATAACAATATGCTACCAATGTTTTTAACGATGGCGCTTTATGTAGGTGCTATGATTGGCGCAATGCAATTAGTGGGAGCGTTTAAAGCAAATCGTGGGAAAGCAACGAAAACACGTTTATTCGTTTATATGCAATTAACAGCGATACTCATTGGTATTTTGGCTGGGCTTGTTTCAACGGGCATGTCATTTGCTATCAATGATTTATCGGGAACTGATGTGTTCTTCCAAATATTAGGCCAACAAATTTTAATTTATTGGGCATGCTTTAACTTCAATGCGGTTGTTGTGTTATTAATTGGGGAAGCAGGAATGATTTTAAACATTCCAATTTTATTAATTCAGACAATCGCTAACGGTGCAACAATATCTCGTGAAATGATGTATTTACCGTATGAGTGGATTAGCCATATTTCACCAATGTATTATTCTGTTCAAGCATACTTTAGCAATATTTTTGGTAGTATTAGTGCCACACCTTTTATTTTAGGATTAACAACAGTTGGATTTGTAGCGATGGTTATAAATGTACTGATCGTTTGGATGCTTCATAAACCCCTACCAATAACTGTAGAACAATAG
- a CDS encoding DJ-1/PfpI family protein — protein sequence MKKTAVLLYPQFSEYELSVALSILMQGKKPIVTIGLNHQKIMGESGLTCLADRQLSEINVDEIDSLLLPGCMDIGTLVDEQELLYFIKTLDLQGAVIASISSSPYLLAKAGVLKDKYYTVGLPLEGMKQLGVFDLSYYADELIVQDGRIITARGRGFIQFGLALGKALQLDFDAQWYK from the coding sequence ATGAAAAAAACTGCCGTACTTTTATATCCGCAATTCAGTGAATACGAATTAAGTGTAGCGTTATCGATATTAATGCAAGGGAAAAAACCTATCGTAACGATTGGCTTAAATCATCAGAAGATTATGGGCGAATCTGGTTTAACTTGTCTAGCCGATAGGCAATTAAGCGAAATTAATGTAGATGAGATTGATAGTCTCTTATTACCTGGCTGTATGGATATTGGAACATTAGTAGATGAGCAAGAATTATTATATTTTATTAAGACATTGGATTTACAAGGCGCAGTCATAGCTAGTATTTCCAGTTCCCCTTATCTTTTAGCCAAGGCAGGTGTACTAAAGGATAAATACTATACAGTCGGTTTACCACTTGAAGGCATGAAACAATTGGGTGTTTTTGATCTTAGCTATTACGCCGATGAACTAATCGTTCAGGATGGTAGGATTATCACGGCTAGAGGTAGAGGTTTTATTCAATTTGGTTTAGCCTTAGGTAAAGCGTTACAGCTAGATTTTGATGCACAATGGTATAAATAA
- a CDS encoding MerR family transcriptional regulator encodes MSREIRRTMPLLSMSIVMQLTELSARQIRYYEEHHLIEPHRTEGNRRMFSLNDVDILLEIKDYLEQGMNMAKIKKIFAKKSDPIAAEEPDLTDTELRRIMREEMRQAQRMQKSSIRRGDLSRFY; translated from the coding sequence ATGAGTCGTGAAATTAGACGAACTATGCCGTTATTATCTATGAGTATCGTGATGCAATTGACCGAGCTTTCGGCACGCCAAATTCGTTATTATGAAGAACACCATTTAATTGAGCCACACCGAACAGAAGGCAATCGTCGTATGTTTTCATTAAATGACGTCGATATACTTCTTGAAATAAAAGATTACTTGGAGCAGGGCATGAATATGGCGAAGATTAAAAAAATATTTGCCAAAAAATCAGATCCTATTGCCGCTGAAGAACCAGATTTAACCGACACAGAATTACGTCGGATTATGCGCGAAGAAATGCGTCAAGCGCAGCGCATGCAGAAATCATCCATCCGACGTGGGGATTTATCCCGATTCTATTAA
- a CDS encoding CotD family spore coat protein has product MFNRKRHHGRGPQCCPPQTMPTQFDPPQFLPPEQYVRTNYIHTVVPHVQPAHITTVNKHIIDHQYYFPCTENVVNECCENHTLCGMPHNHCHMPQQHMGHHKHMGMGY; this is encoded by the coding sequence ATGTTTAATCGTAAGCGTCACCATGGAAGAGGACCACAATGCTGCCCACCACAAACAATGCCAACACAATTTGACCCACCACAATTTTTACCGCCAGAGCAATATGTACGCACAAATTACATTCATACAGTTGTACCACACGTTCAACCTGCACATATTACAACAGTGAACAAACATATTATCGATCATCAATACTACTTCCCATGCACAGAGAACGTAGTAAATGAATGCTGTGAAAATCATACACTATGTGGTATGCCACATAATCACTGCCATATGCCACAACAACACATGGGTCACCATAAACATATGGGCATGGGGTATTAA
- a CDS encoding PadR family transcriptional regulator, translating into MAIQIFILSKLMEEDNYPYNLKKQISELQSLDSINGLTESKLYYHFESLAKQGLIETKEVIKEDNRPDKHVFAITEKGREALPKKIYKSLENANTIGDMVIGLANIKHVDRDRVIHILEKKLNAMHSKWDNLFNSDRQQFMKPGVEVLAEFVSDYANFRIQGSIQYLERLIEHVRKGEI; encoded by the coding sequence ATGGCAATTCAAATTTTCATTCTTAGCAAGCTTATGGAAGAAGATAATTATCCTTATAATTTAAAAAAACAAATTTCTGAATTACAGTCTCTTGACTCAATTAATGGTTTGACGGAAAGTAAGTTATACTATCATTTTGAATCGTTAGCGAAGCAAGGACTAATTGAGACGAAAGAAGTTATAAAAGAAGATAATCGACCAGATAAGCATGTTTTTGCTATAACGGAAAAAGGACGCGAAGCCTTGCCAAAAAAGATTTATAAATCACTTGAAAATGCAAACACAATTGGTGATATGGTTATTGGTTTAGCCAATATCAAACATGTTGACCGCGATCGGGTTATTCATATTTTAGAAAAAAAGTTAAACGCGATGCATTCAAAATGGGATAATCTCTTTAATTCAGATAGACAACAGTTTATGAAACCAGGAGTAGAAGTGCTGGCTGAATTTGTTAGCGATTATGCGAATTTTAGAATACAGGGCTCCATACAATACCTAGAAAGATTAATTGAGCATGTACGAAAAGGAGAAATATAA
- a CDS encoding sensor domain-containing diguanylate cyclase: MKSRQLRLKHLIMGLAMAAFFFTSIGSIWSGYRMNVDSIKENSLETNRVYAQKLATTASAYLEEAFQILGYSADHMESIMGDEAALDKETDRLKMQNNMFNSVIVSNADGLVLSVSPPSVDVKGKYLTSVGGKEALSKKTPLVSKPYKGITGRLIIFISYPIFSAQNEYLGMVAGTIYLKEHNVFNLLLGEHYYNDGSYVFVVDADGRIIYHQDPSRINDVVMENKVVKAVVSGKNGAQLVTNTKNIEMLAGYSVVPITGWGVISQRPLEVALEPSFDRVQEVAINAIPLMLLSIFVLLWTAARIARPLQQLATLTEESLDSRSVEGLKSVRSWYFEAYYLKSALIRSLSFLQGQVSYFKDQSTTDPLTGVTNRRTMDATLSEWEKNQLMHSIILLDLDHFKSVNDTYGHAVGDKVLQYLAKKMKAVARENDICCRYGGEEFIILLPNTTVEEAAVVAENLRQQLANSNSPCGRPVTLSAGVAEYPKMASTTEALIEAADGALYLAKQAGRNQVKTAGEK; encoded by the coding sequence ATGAAATCAAGACAGTTGAGGCTAAAACATTTAATAATGGGTTTAGCTATGGCAGCGTTTTTTTTCACAAGCATCGGTAGCATATGGAGTGGTTATCGTATGAATGTGGATTCCATCAAGGAAAATTCACTTGAAACAAATCGTGTATATGCTCAAAAATTGGCAACTACCGCAAGCGCCTACTTAGAAGAAGCCTTTCAAATTTTAGGTTACAGCGCAGATCATATGGAATCAATTATGGGCGATGAAGCAGCATTGGATAAAGAAACAGACCGTTTGAAAATGCAAAATAATATGTTTAACTCCGTTATAGTGTCGAATGCCGATGGTCTAGTACTGTCAGTTTCACCACCTTCTGTAGATGTAAAAGGAAAGTATTTGACCTCTGTAGGAGGGAAAGAGGCATTATCCAAAAAAACGCCTCTCGTATCGAAACCGTATAAAGGGATTACAGGGAGACTAATTATTTTTATCTCCTATCCTATATTTTCAGCGCAGAACGAATACTTGGGAATGGTAGCAGGTACAATTTATTTAAAAGAACATAATGTATTTAATTTGCTGTTAGGGGAGCATTATTATAATGACGGTTCTTATGTGTTTGTAGTAGATGCAGATGGACGTATTATCTACCATCAAGATCCAAGTCGCATCAATGATGTTGTAATGGAAAATAAAGTAGTGAAAGCAGTAGTATCAGGGAAAAATGGTGCACAGCTAGTCACGAATACTAAAAATATTGAAATGTTGGCTGGATATAGTGTAGTACCGATAACTGGTTGGGGTGTCATTTCTCAACGACCATTAGAGGTAGCGCTAGAGCCTTCGTTTGATCGAGTACAAGAAGTAGCAATTAATGCAATACCGCTTATGCTTTTGTCGATTTTTGTTTTATTATGGACCGCAGCGCGAATTGCCCGCCCGTTGCAGCAGTTAGCAACATTAACAGAAGAGAGCTTAGATTCGAGAAGTGTTGAAGGGTTAAAGTCTGTACGCAGTTGGTATTTTGAAGCATATTATTTAAAGAGTGCACTTATTCGAAGTTTGTCCTTTTTGCAAGGGCAAGTTTCCTATTTTAAAGATCAGTCGACAACCGACCCTTTAACTGGGGTCACAAACCGACGAACAATGGATGCTACGCTATCTGAATGGGAGAAAAATCAATTGATGCATTCAATTATTTTACTCGATTTGGATCATTTCAAGAGCGTCAACGATACCTATGGCCATGCAGTGGGAGATAAAGTATTACAATATTTAGCCAAAAAAATGAAAGCAGTGGCACGAGAAAACGATATTTGTTGTCGTTATGGCGGTGAGGAATTTATTATTCTATTACCTAATACGACTGTTGAAGAAGCAGCCGTTGTAGCGGAAAATTTAAGACAACAGTTAGCAAATTCGAACAGTCCTTGTGGTCGTCCAGTAACGCTATCAGCGGGAGTTGCAGAGTATCCTAAAATGGCTAGTACGACAGAAGCATTGATTGAAGCGGCAGATGGAGCATTGTATCTTGCTAAGCAAGCAGGTCGGAACCAGGTAAAAACAGCAGGCGAAAAATAA
- a CDS encoding ABC transporter ATP-binding protein gives MKIDVRNVSKLYKQKHALKNVSFTIEGPKIIGFLGHNGAGKTTFLNLLAGLIPTTEGHIRINGENVFNAPAILRNICFVAESGNFQEDMTIAQCLKTNRFFYPKWDEQLANELLQVFALNPKDKVRNLSKGMVSALGIITGFASHAAITIFDEPYIGLDVAARNTFYDLLIDQQIEHPRLFLLSTHLIDEASELFEEILILQEGELLLQKTAEQWDQYIVAVKGNAQDVERAILDLEVIYKHIFMHDMTAVVYANGRAIEGQNITLENVSLQDLLVYLSKQQKERLVK, from the coding sequence ATGAAGATTGATGTTAGAAATGTTAGCAAACTGTATAAGCAAAAACATGCTTTAAAAAATGTATCTTTTACGATTGAAGGGCCAAAAATCATCGGTTTTTTAGGTCATAATGGCGCTGGTAAAACAACATTTTTAAATTTATTAGCAGGGCTTATTCCTACAACTGAAGGGCATATACGTATCAATGGCGAGAATGTTTTCAATGCCCCTGCTATATTGCGTAACATTTGTTTTGTTGCAGAGAGTGGTAATTTTCAAGAAGATATGACGATCGCACAATGTTTAAAGACTAATCGTTTTTTCTATCCAAAGTGGGATGAACAGCTTGCAAATGAGCTTCTTCAAGTATTTGCACTTAATCCAAAAGATAAAGTGCGCAATTTATCTAAAGGGATGGTATCTGCACTTGGTATTATTACAGGGTTTGCTAGTCATGCTGCCATTACCATTTTCGATGAGCCCTATATCGGCTTAGACGTAGCTGCCCGCAATACATTTTATGATTTATTAATTGATCAACAAATAGAACATCCAAGGCTATTCCTTTTATCGACGCATTTAATAGATGAAGCCAGTGAATTGTTTGAAGAAATCCTTATTCTGCAAGAAGGTGAGTTATTGCTGCAAAAAACGGCGGAGCAATGGGATCAGTATATTGTTGCAGTAAAAGGAAATGCTCAAGATGTTGAACGCGCAATACTAGACTTAGAAGTCATTTACAAGCATATTTTTATGCATGATATGACGGCCGTTGTCTATGCCAACGGTCGTGCAATCGAAGGTCAAAATATTACATTAGAAAATGTATCTTTACAAGACCTGTTAGTGTATTTAAGTAAACAGCAGAAAGAGAGGTTAGTAAAATGA
- a CDS encoding GntR family transcriptional regulator, producing MIYSLSNEKPIFQQIRERVEDAILDGQLQSEDRIPSTNEFAKEYQINPATAGKGVNELVEKGVIYKKRGVGMFVSTDARKILIAERKENFFAQHIEPLKKEAVRLGISDEELQNMLQRG from the coding sequence GTGATTTATTCGTTAAGCAATGAAAAACCAATCTTCCAGCAAATTCGTGAACGGGTTGAAGATGCCATTCTTGATGGGCAACTACAATCTGAAGATCGCATTCCATCAACCAATGAATTTGCCAAAGAGTATCAAATAAATCCTGCAACAGCAGGCAAGGGTGTGAACGAATTAGTGGAAAAAGGTGTCATTTATAAAAAACGAGGCGTAGGTATGTTTGTCAGTACAGATGCACGAAAAATTTTAATTGCAGAACGTAAGGAAAACTTTTTTGCACAACATATTGAACCGTTAAAAAAAGAGGCGGTACGATTAGGCATCTCTGACGAAGAATTACAAAATATGTTACAGAGGGGATAA
- a CDS encoding CPBP family intramembrane glutamic endopeptidase has product MKKMICKIVGLELLLLFFYVANGAYVSIQQPSSPFLQFALLIPLAIGLVLYIIAKKKWRHYFFIPINIENIFVYSPMIFVLCIILFSTKGLNFESISDLLLMFIMQMFVVAFIEETVFRGILLRLLLSKGTFTAIWLSSILFGVTHALQLIGGQSLEDTIIQIIYAFLVGLVLSLLIIDGQSIILTIVFHGFNNFFNFMGNAESSMLTAYLIIIVLFVYLLFLWRRVKKKAAVQSLRSSSSVQNFYH; this is encoded by the coding sequence ATGAAAAAAATGATTTGTAAAATTGTAGGTTTAGAACTGCTTCTTCTATTTTTTTATGTTGCCAATGGGGCTTACGTTTCCATTCAACAACCTTCTAGTCCCTTTTTGCAATTTGCTTTGTTGATTCCTTTAGCAATCGGTCTCGTTCTTTATATAATTGCCAAAAAGAAATGGCGTCATTATTTCTTTATTCCCATTAATATCGAAAATATCTTTGTCTACTCACCTATGATTTTCGTTTTATGTATTATTTTATTTAGTACGAAAGGGTTAAATTTCGAATCCATTAGCGATTTATTGCTCATGTTTATCATGCAAATGTTTGTTGTTGCTTTTATTGAAGAAACAGTTTTTAGAGGCATCTTGCTGCGCTTATTGTTATCTAAGGGAACTTTTACTGCTATTTGGCTTTCTAGTATTCTTTTTGGCGTGACGCATGCATTGCAACTTATTGGGGGACAATCGCTGGAAGATACCATTATACAGATTATTTATGCCTTTCTTGTAGGTCTCGTTCTTTCGTTACTTATAATCGATGGGCAATCTATTATTTTGACGATTGTCTTCCATGGTTTCAACAACTTCTTTAATTTTATGGGGAATGCAGAAAGTTCCATGTTAACAGCGTATCTTATCATCATTGTACTGTTTGTGTATCTGTTATTTTTATGGAGACGTGTTAAGAAAAAGGCAGCGGTACAATCTCTGCGTAGTAGCAGTTCTGTACAAAATTTCTATCATTAA
- a CDS encoding IS3 family transposase (programmed frameshift): MGTRVSYPYEVKMKAIKMRLAGVPVKQILLELNIRHKTQVETWVRWYRNGEVNRLKQPVGKQYIFNKGPEPDNEQTKLALENRYLKQQIEVPKKVRRVGEEVVGEVAVQLVASLRSMMSVKDICKHFGIARSTYYRWKQASTDARSRQAIERRIGELCRANKFRYGYRKITALLRQEMCVNHKVVQRIMQKYGWQCRVKVKKRKRTGQPYAIAANLLNRDFEATAPLQKLVTDITYLPFGQKQLYLSSIQDLYNGEIIAYSIGDCQDTDFVLDTLAQLHHLPEGCTLHSDQGAVYTSYDYQQAVKAKGITMSMSRKGTPADNAPIESFHSVLKSETFYLDNLNSTTTAIVEQTVKDYINYYNNNRIQTKLNNQSPVQYRQLVG, encoded by the exons ATGGGAACAAGAGTGAGTTATCCCTATGAAGTAAAAATGAAAGCGATTAAGATGCGATTAGCGGGTGTACCTGTCAAACAGATTCTATTGGAATTAAATATACGCCATAAAACACAGGTCGAAACATGGGTGCGTTGGTATAGAAATGGTGAAGTCAATCGTTTGAAACAACCTGTAGGCAAACAATATATCTTTAATAAGGGTCCTGAACCGGACAATGAACAAACGAAATTAGCATTGGAAAACCGTTATTTAAAGCAACAAATTGAGGTGC CTAAAAAAGTACGCAGAGTTGGAGAGGAAGTGGTTGGAGAAGTAGCAGTACAGTTAGTTGCGTCACTAAGAAGCATGATGTCTGTAAAGGACATTTGTAAACACTTTGGGATTGCACGATCTACCTACTATCGTTGGAAACAGGCATCAACCGATGCAAGGTCTCGTCAAGCAATAGAGAGACGTATCGGTGAACTCTGTCGAGCAAATAAATTTCGCTATGGCTACAGAAAAATTACAGCACTCTTACGTCAAGAAATGTGCGTCAATCATAAAGTGGTTCAACGTATCATGCAAAAATATGGTTGGCAATGTCGCGTGAAAGTGAAAAAACGGAAACGAACAGGACAACCTTATGCAATCGCAGCAAATTTATTAAATCGCGATTTTGAAGCCACCGCACCGTTACAGAAGCTCGTAACTGATATTACTTACTTGCCATTTGGTCAAAAACAGTTGTATCTTTCAAGTATTCAAGATTTATATAATGGTGAAATTATTGCCTATTCGATTGGAGACTGCCAAGATACTGATTTTGTGCTGGATACATTAGCTCAACTTCATCATTTGCCCGAAGGGTGTACGTTGCACAGTGACCAAGGGGCGGTATACACATCGTATGATTATCAACAGGCCGTAAAAGCAAAAGGCATTACCATGAGCATGTCCCGTAAAGGTACGCCCGCTGATAATGCCCCAATCGAATCGTTTCATTCTGTGTTAAAGTCTGAAACATTCTACTTAGACAATTTGAACAGTACTACGACGGCCATCGTAGAACAAACTGTCAAAGACTATATAAACTATTATAACAATAACCGAATTCAAACGAAACTAAACAACCAGTCGCCGGTTCAATACCGACAACTGGTTGGGTAA
- the glnA gene encoding type I glutamate--ammonia ligase — MGKYTKDDIKRLIEEKNVSFIRLQFTDILGTIKNVEIPVSQLDKALENKMMFDGSSIEGFVRIEESDMYLYPDLDSFVVFPWTSEKGKVARFICDVYTAKGEPFAGDPRNNLKRILKKMEDMGFTSFNLGPEPEFFLFKLDAKGEPTLEVNDHGGYFDLAPTDLGENCRRDIVLELEEMGFEIEASHHEVAPGQHEIDFKYADAITACDNIQTFKLVVKTIARKHGLHATFMPKPLFGEAGSGMHFNVSLFKGKENAFYDESTELGLSETAMQFMAGVLAHVQGFTAVTNPTVNSYKRLVPGYEAPCYVAWSAQNRSPLIRIPSARGLSTRVEVRSVDPSANPYLAMAVILEAGLEGIRQQLTPPAAINRNIYVMTEEERKANGIANLPPALDDALTLLAQDKVAQSALGEHIYANFKEAKEIEFDMYRTTVHQWERDQYLKMY, encoded by the coding sequence GTGGGTAAATACACAAAAGACGACATCAAGCGTTTAATCGAGGAGAAAAATGTAAGTTTCATTCGTTTACAATTTACGGATATTCTAGGTACTATTAAAAACGTTGAAATTCCTGTTAGTCAACTAGACAAAGCACTAGAAAACAAAATGATGTTCGATGGCTCGTCCATTGAAGGCTTCGTGCGTATTGAAGAATCGGATATGTATTTATATCCTGATTTAGATTCTTTCGTAGTGTTCCCTTGGACTTCAGAAAAAGGGAAAGTAGCACGTTTCATCTGTGACGTATACACTGCAAAAGGCGAACCATTCGCTGGTGACCCACGTAACAACTTAAAACGTATCCTTAAAAAAATGGAAGATATGGGCTTCACAAGCTTCAACTTAGGACCTGAGCCAGAATTCTTCTTATTCAAATTAGATGCAAAAGGTGAACCTACATTAGAAGTAAATGACCACGGTGGTTATTTTGACTTAGCGCCTACAGATTTAGGTGAAAACTGTCGTCGTGATATCGTGTTAGAGCTTGAAGAAATGGGCTTTGAAATCGAAGCTTCACACCATGAAGTAGCACCAGGTCAACATGAAATCGACTTTAAATATGCAGATGCTATTACAGCTTGTGACAACATCCAAACATTCAAACTAGTTGTTAAAACAATTGCACGTAAACACGGTCTACATGCTACATTTATGCCAAAACCATTGTTCGGTGAAGCAGGCTCTGGTATGCACTTCAACGTATCTTTATTTAAAGGGAAAGAAAATGCATTCTACGATGAATCTACAGAGCTAGGTCTTTCTGAAACAGCAATGCAATTTATGGCAGGTGTTCTTGCACACGTACAAGGATTCACAGCCGTAACAAACCCAACAGTAAACTCTTATAAGCGTTTAGTTCCAGGTTATGAAGCGCCATGTTATGTTGCATGGTCTGCACAAAACCGTTCACCACTTATTCGTATCCCGTCTGCACGCGGACTTTCAACTCGTGTAGAAGTACGTTCAGTGGATCCTTCAGCAAACCCATATTTAGCGATGGCTGTTATTTTAGAAGCGGGTCTAGAAGGTATCCGTCAACAATTAACGCCACCTGCAGCGATTAACCGCAATATCTATGTAATGACAGAAGAAGAACGCAAAGCAAACGGTATTGCGAATTTACCACCAGCACTAGACGATGCGTTAACATTACTTGCACAAGATAAAGTGGCTCAATCAGCTTTAGGTGAACACATTTACGCAAACTTCAAAGAAGCAAAAGAAATCGAGTTCGATATGTACCGTACAACTGTACACCAATGGGAACGCGACCAATATTTAAAAATGTATTAA